One region of Pseudomonas alvandae genomic DNA includes:
- the ppk1 gene encoding polyphosphate kinase 1 → MNTEGLTEVAVKDAQPVVEQVAETPPELEPAPPVVPEVPPAPAIAIPNLDDSSLYIHRELSQLQFNIRVLEQALDESYPLLERLKFLLIFSSNLDEFFEIRVAGLKKQITFAREQAGADGLQPHQALARISELVHGHVDRQYAILNDILLPELEKHQVRFIRRRYWTTKLKTWVRRYFRDEIAPIITPIGLDPTHPFPLLVNKSLNFIVELEGIDAFGRDSGLAIIPAPRLLPRIIRVPEDVGGPGDNYVFLSSMIHAHADDLFQGMKVKGCYQFRLTRNADLSVDTEDVEDLARALRGELFSRRYGDAVRLEVADTCPKHLSDYLLKQFNLHETELYQVNGPVNLTRLFSITGLDSHPELQYTPFTPQIPKLLQNSENIFSVVSKQDILLLHPFESFTPVVDLLRQAAKDPHVLAVRQTLYRSGANSEIVDALVDAARNGKEVTAVIELRARFDEESNLQLASRLQAAGAVVIYGVVGFKTHAKMMLILRREAGEIVRYAHLGTGNYHAANARLYTDYSLLTSDDALCEDVGKLFSQLIGMGKTLRMKKLLHAPFTLKKGMLDMITRETQFALDGKPAHIIAKFNSLTDPKIIRALYKASQSGVRIDLVVRGMCCLRPGIPGVSHNIHVRSIIGRFLEHTRVFYFLNGGEEQMFLSSADWMERNLDKRVETCFPVEGKKLILRVKKELESYLTDNTHSWSLQSDGRYIRNTPTGNQNPRSAQATLLERLSNPVLAVR, encoded by the coding sequence ATGAATACCGAAGGACTCACAGAAGTTGCCGTAAAAGACGCTCAGCCCGTGGTCGAGCAGGTCGCCGAAACGCCGCCAGAGCTGGAGCCGGCTCCACCGGTCGTGCCTGAGGTGCCTCCAGCGCCAGCGATTGCGATCCCCAACCTGGATGACAGCAGCCTGTACATCCACCGCGAGCTGTCGCAACTGCAATTCAACATCCGCGTGCTGGAGCAGGCGCTGGACGAGTCCTATCCGCTGCTGGAGCGGCTGAAATTCCTGCTGATTTTCTCCAGCAACCTGGACGAGTTCTTCGAAATTCGCGTCGCCGGCCTGAAGAAACAGATCACCTTCGCCCGCGAGCAGGCCGGAGCCGACGGCCTGCAACCGCACCAGGCCCTGGCGCGCATCAGCGAGCTGGTCCACGGCCATGTGGATCGCCAATACGCGATTCTCAACGACATCCTGTTGCCTGAGCTGGAAAAGCACCAGGTGCGCTTCATCCGTCGCCGCTATTGGACCACCAAGCTCAAGACCTGGGTGCGCCGCTATTTCCGCGACGAGATCGCGCCGATCATCACCCCGATCGGCCTCGACCCGACGCACCCGTTCCCGCTGCTGGTGAACAAGAGCCTGAACTTCATCGTCGAGCTGGAAGGCATCGACGCCTTTGGCCGCGATTCCGGCCTGGCGATCATTCCAGCGCCACGCCTGTTGCCGCGGATCATCCGTGTGCCCGAAGACGTCGGCGGCCCGGGCGACAACTATGTGTTCCTGTCGTCGATGATCCACGCCCACGCCGATGACCTGTTCCAGGGCATGAAAGTGAAGGGCTGCTACCAGTTCCGCCTGACCCGAAACGCCGACCTGTCGGTGGACACCGAGGACGTCGAAGACCTGGCGCGCGCCCTGCGCGGCGAGTTGTTCTCCCGTCGCTATGGCGATGCGGTACGCCTGGAAGTGGCCGATACGTGCCCGAAACACCTGTCCGACTACCTGCTCAAGCAATTCAACCTGCATGAGACCGAGTTGTACCAGGTCAATGGCCCGGTGAACTTGACACGTCTGTTCAGCATTACCGGCCTGGACAGCCATCCGGAGCTGCAATACACGCCGTTCACCCCGCAGATCCCGAAACTGCTGCAGAACAGCGAGAACATTTTCAGCGTGGTCAGCAAGCAGGACATCTTGCTGCTGCACCCCTTCGAGTCGTTCACGCCTGTGGTCGACTTGCTGCGCCAGGCTGCCAAGGACCCCCATGTGTTGGCGGTGCGCCAGACCCTGTACCGCAGCGGCGCCAACTCGGAAATCGTCGATGCACTGGTGGACGCGGCGCGAAACGGCAAGGAAGTCACGGCGGTGATCGAGCTGCGCGCACGCTTCGATGAGGAATCCAACCTGCAATTGGCCAGCCGCCTGCAAGCGGCCGGCGCAGTGGTGATCTACGGCGTGGTCGGATTCAAGACCCACGCCAAGATGATGCTGATCCTGCGGCGCGAGGCCGGCGAGATCGTGCGCTACGCCCACTTGGGTACCGGCAACTATCACGCCGCCAACGCCCGTCTCTACACCGACTACAGCCTGCTCACTTCCGACGACGCCCTGTGTGAAGACGTCGGCAAGTTGTTCAGCCAGTTGATCGGCATGGGCAAGACGTTGCGCATGAAGAAGCTGTTGCATGCGCCGTTCACCCTGAAAAAGGGCATGCTCGACATGATCACCCGGGAGACGCAATTCGCCCTGGACGGCAAGCCTGCGCACATCATCGCCAAGTTCAACTCACTGACCGATCCGAAGATTATCCGTGCGTTGTACAAGGCCAGCCAGTCGGGCGTGCGTATCGACCTGGTGGTGCGCGGCATGTGCTGCCTGCGACCGGGCATCCCCGGGGTCTCCCACAACATCCACGTCCGCTCGATCATCGGGCGCTTCCTGGAGCACACGCGGGTGTTCTACTTCCTCAACGGTGGCGAGGAGCAGATGTTCCTGTCCAGCGCCGACTGGATGGAGCGCAACCTCGACAAGCGCGTCGAGACCTGCTTCCCGGTGGAAGGCAAGAAGCTGATTTTGCGAGTCAAGAAGGAGCTGGAGAGCTACCTCACCGACAACACCCACAGCTGGAGTTTGCAGTCGGATGGCCGCTATATCCGCAACACCCCGACCGGCAATCAGAACCCGCGCAGCGCCCAGGCGACCTTGCTGGAGCGCTTGAGCAACCCGGTGTTGGCGGTGCGATAA
- the ppx gene encoding exopolyphosphatase, producing the protein MPPSQAKNLSLIAAIDLGSNSFHMVVAKAQNGEIRILERLGEKVQLAAGIDEERKLSEESMQRGLDCLKRFAQLINGMPLGAVRIVGTNALREARNRGEFIHRAEDILGHPVEVISGREEARLIYLGVSHTLADTPGKRLVADIGGGSTEFIIGQRFEPLLRESLQMGCVSYTQRYFRDGKITPARYAQAYTAARLEIMSIEHALHRLTWDEAIGSSGTIRAIGLALKAGGHGSGEVNAEGLAWLKRKVFKLGESDKIDFDGIKPDRRAIFPAGLAILEAIFDALELQRMDHCEGALREGVLYDLLGRHHHEDVRERTLGSLMERYHVDQEQAVRVERKALHAFDQVADDWDLNDGVWRELLGWAAKVHEVGLDIAHYHYHKHGAYLIEHSDLAGFSREDQQMLALLVRGHRRNIPKDKFAEFGDDGIKLIRLCVLLRFAILFHHIRGTQEMPQVALRADGDQLDVMFPDGWLEENQLTQADFAQEAEWLTRVGILLNIH; encoded by the coding sequence ATGCCGCCATCCCAAGCCAAGAATCTGTCCCTGATCGCTGCCATTGACCTGGGCTCCAACAGCTTCCACATGGTCGTCGCCAAGGCCCAGAACGGGGAAATCCGCATTCTTGAGCGGCTCGGCGAGAAGGTCCAACTGGCCGCCGGCATCGACGAAGAGCGCAAACTCAGCGAAGAATCGATGCAACGCGGGCTCGATTGCCTGAAGCGCTTTGCCCAACTGATCAACGGCATGCCCCTGGGGGCGGTGCGGATCGTCGGCACCAACGCCCTGCGCGAGGCGCGCAACCGTGGCGAGTTCATTCACCGCGCCGAAGACATCCTCGGCCATCCGGTGGAAGTCATCTCCGGCCGTGAAGAAGCGCGCCTGATCTACCTCGGTGTTTCCCACACCCTGGCCGACACCCCCGGCAAGCGCCTGGTGGCGGACATCGGAGGCGGCAGTACCGAGTTCATCATCGGCCAGCGCTTCGAACCGCTGCTGCGCGAAAGCCTGCAAATGGGCTGTGTCAGCTACACCCAGCGTTATTTCCGCGACGGCAAGATCACCCCGGCCCGCTACGCCCAGGCGTACACGGCGGCGCGCCTGGAAATCATGAGCATCGAACATGCCCTGCATCGCCTGACCTGGGATGAGGCCATCGGCTCCTCGGGAACCATCCGCGCCATCGGCCTGGCACTCAAGGCTGGCGGCCACGGCAGCGGTGAAGTCAACGCCGAAGGCCTGGCCTGGCTCAAGCGCAAGGTGTTCAAGCTCGGCGAATCGGACAAGATCGACTTCGACGGCATCAAGCCTGATCGCCGGGCGATTTTCCCGGCGGGCCTGGCGATCCTCGAGGCGATTTTCGACGCCCTCGAACTGCAACGCATGGATCACTGCGAAGGCGCCCTGCGCGAAGGCGTGCTGTATGACCTGCTGGGTCGTCATCATCACGAAGACGTCCGCGAGCGCACCCTGGGCTCGCTCATGGAGCGTTATCACGTCGACCAGGAACAAGCCGTACGGGTCGAGCGCAAGGCGCTGCATGCCTTCGACCAGGTGGCCGACGATTGGGACCTGAACGACGGTGTCTGGCGTGAACTGCTGGGCTGGGCGGCCAAGGTCCATGAAGTGGGCCTGGACATTGCCCACTATCATTATCACAAGCACGGCGCCTACCTGATCGAGCACTCGGACCTGGCGGGCTTCTCCCGCGAAGACCAGCAAATGCTCGCGCTACTGGTACGCGGCCATCGACGCAATATTCCCAAGGATAAATTCGCCGAGTTCGGCGACGACGGCATCAAGCTGATTCGCCTGTGCGTGCTACTGCGCTTTGCGATCCTGTTCCACCACATCCGTGGCACCCAGGAAATGCCGCAAGTGGCCCTGCGTGCCGACGGCGATCAGTTGGATGTGATGTTTCCTGACGGTTGGTTGGAAGAGAACCAACTGACCCAGGCCGACTTCGCCCAGGAAGCCGAATGGCTGACTCGGGTGGGGATTTTGCTGAACATTCACTGA